The DNA sequence GAGAACGCCCCGCGAAAAAAAACTGATTACCAAATACTGGTGGTATGGCGGTACCGGTGCTATGCTGCTTGGCAGTGGTCTGGCCGTTTTGCTGCACGGGTCCAAAATGAAAGAAGCGGATGAAAATCCGTGGTTCTGGGTAAGCACCGGCGGATTCTCGCTCATCATGTCGGGCCTGAGTTTTATCGGGGATGCTAACCGCTTCCGGACAATGGCTGACGTACTGCAGGAACTGGACAAGCGCGACCAGGGCTAGCCACTAATCGCCATCAACCCACTTTTGGTTCAACCCACAAAGCGGCCAGGCAAACGACCAGTACCGTTAGCCATACCCAGTTGGGTACCGGCTCCCGCTGGGCCGTTCCGGGGGATGCTAGCTGACCGGGTCGGCCTGTTGCCATCCCATAGGTCGAATGAGCCCGCATAATCTGGGCGATCACCTGCCGGTTGGCTAATGGGTGCTGTGGGCTGGCGGGTTCTACATACACCGCCAATGAGTCCTGAAGGATTTGCCAGCCGGTGTTCTGAGTCACCATCGTGCCCACGGACGACTGCCGGTTTAGCGGTGAGGGGGCCAGACGAACGGTGTCGGTGCCGATCCGTAGCCGGGGCGCGGAGGCAGTCGGGTTGTTTACCCGAACAGTGGTTTGCAAACCGCTGTAAGCGGGTGCCTCGATCAAGACGTTGTTTCTGGCTGCCGGTCGCAGTTTGGCCAGGACCGCCTGCCAAATGCGGCTATAGGTTACGCTGTCGCCACTGAGGGCCAGTGGGAATGTCTCGTTGAGCAGGCTCACGCCTACGCGCCCGGCCGTTTGCTGAACACCAATGGGGTAGCCCGCCACAGAAAACTGATTGGGAGCCGGACTAAACAGAAATGGGTGAGCTGTCAGGTTGCTGCCCGCCGGAACGCTCTCCTGGGTGCTGCTCCGCTTAATCTGCCAGCGCGTCTTTAACGCCCGATTGATGACCGCTACGTCGGTCGTTGGCGTACCGAGGTTGATAAACAACACCGCTTTCCCGTCGGCTATAGCGGTACGGACGGTTGAACTGCCCGCATTGGCCGGGTCGGTAATGATGAGATCTGGCTTTTTTGACCCGCCCTTCGATGGCGTATTGATTCCGGTGCTGCTACGTACGTTTTTGGCTAAGGTAGTGGACAACTGTACCGAGTGGCCTTGCCTGCCTAACCAGTCGGCCAGGGTTTTGCTTTCAAAATCGGGATTATCGAGCAAGAACTGAACCCGGAGTGGGGTGGCAGGCCGGCCAAAAAAGCGTACCGTATCGAGTGCCTCCTTTCCCAGCATAACCTCTACCTGCGTTCGTCCCTGTCCGAAAGCGGGAAATTGCAGCGTGAAATCTTTTACACCGGGCGTCAGCATCACACTATCCAGAGTACGACTGCCGTACTGCAACCGGATCAGCTGCCTTTCGGTTAGTGCAATACGTCCCGTCACCCGTTGCATCTCTCCCTGCTGTACGATCCCTTTCCAGCGTAACTCCTGCAACTGACCGGGGGGTGTGTACGGAACCCAGCGTACCACCGACCGGCTGAGCCTTGCCAGTGTTTCGGTTGAGAAATCCTGTCCCACAAGTGTAATGGAATCGAAGGCGGTCTTGAGTGAGCGGGCCGGCAGCCGTTCCTGGATGTGTAGACTGTCCTGAACGCGACGGGCGTAGGCAACCGGTACTTCTTCTCCCACAAGCAACGCGTGCGTAGGCGGGCGGTCTGTTGTCCAGCTGACCTGCAGCAGGTAAGCTACGAGCACCAGCCATAGCAGGCCGTTCAGCGCCGTTCGGACCAGTTTGCGGCCGGTCGACAGCGTCTGATTGCGGGTTATGAACCAGACCTGAACGGTCAGTAAGACGAGAAAGCCGAGCGCAATGCCCCAGGTGATCGGGTCAGTCCAGTTGGGGGATGTGTAGGTCATTTCAGCTGTTGCCAGAAAGCCCGTTCCAGTGTTTTGTCGCTGGTATACGAGCGGCCGGTACGTTCCGATGGGTTCGTCAGGCCGTAGAGTTTCGTTTTAAGTTGACTTTTCTCCGGTGCCGAAAGCGCCCGTCCTCCGGCCAGTTTTTGTAAGCTGGCCAGCACCGACCAGCTTTGCAGACCGTTGTTGATGGCCCGGTTGGCCAATGCGTTCCCCAGCAGCTGAACCGTCTGGCGTTGCGGCTGCGTCAGCGTTGGCAGATCAAGAAACCCCACTACGTCGGCCACCAGGGGGGCAATACGTTGCGGGTCGATGGTCCGGTTTTGACTGAACGTGGGCGGAACGTCTTTCAGCTCGCCCGTAAGCCGGAGTTCCTTCTCCTTGATTGGGGGCGGGTCGAAACCGGTTTTCTTCACGTAGGACCGGGCTTTTTGCTGCGACAGTTTCAGGTAATCCAGGGCCTTTTGCTCGTAGGGAAGGGCTTTCTCCGGCTCATACATCCGCAGGTGCAGTTCCGACTGCCACATCTGCTCAAGCGCCATTTTTAGCAGTGATCGTGTCGACTGCTCGTGGAACGTATTGGTTTCGGCGTTGTCGTGGGCGTGAACGTATTGCTCCATCAGGGCCGCTATGGGGTCCTGATTGTCGTTTCCGCCGGCATGTTCATGGTCATGATCGTGGGCTTCGTGGGGTATCTCGTCCTTGTGTCCGGGTTCGTGTTCATCCCCTTCGCCCTTGTCGTGATCGTGAACAAAACCCGCCAGTGGATCGCCGTTTTCGTTGGTTGGTTCAATGTGACCGCCCCCGGCTGAGGTTTCGAACTCTTCGCCTAAAAACTGGCCGTAGCGCAGCCGCAGTACTTTCTGGTCGAAACCAATTTCGTTGGACGTACTCTTGAACGGATGATCGGCCAGTTTTTTGCGTTTCGCGATGAGCTTCTCGGTATCGATGATAATCTGACGCTGGCTGCGGAAATATTCCGGCATGATGTTCACCGCCATCGTAGCCAGTTCGCTATCCTCGACTTTGGTGGTGTCTTTGTAGACGATGAAATAGGTGTCTGACTTGGTGAAGTTGGCTTCCGGCTGGCGGTTGTCGACAGCGGCCCAGTAGTAATACAGTTCGTCGCCGGGGGCGAAATTCAGGGCTCTCAGGTCGAGGACTTTACGGAGCGTTGCTTGGCGGAAATTGGCGGGACTGAGCGGCATCCGGACTTCGCGGAACTTGACGTTCTCACCGGAACCCCGGGCTACGGTGGCGACAATGAAAGCATTCGTTACGCTGAAATCATCGGAGATTTTGGCCGCAATAGTCATCGTCTTCGGGTCTTTCAGGAAGTGATAGCGGTACAGCTCCTTCGACTCCGGCTCGATTTTGGGTGCCAGGTCGGGCGTTGCTTCCAGCCGGTAAAAATCAGACTGGTACACTACTGAGTCGCGACCGGCCGGGGTACGCCAGTACGCTTTGATGGCGTAGATGCCCGAGTTAAGCAGCCGGTCCTGATGTGTGAAGCCATTAGCCGTCATTCGGAACGGCAACTCCTGTGCCCGGCTGTTGACCAGGCGCACCGACAGATGGCGCGTGTCGCTGAACCGGATTTGCCAGGATAGCTGCGAACCGACCAGAGCAACGACATTGAGGTCACCCGATTTCCTGACTGGCAGGCGCGTATAGGCGGGTGGCTGGATCTGCACCGTTGCCGACTCAAACGCGGGCGGAACAGCAGGTTTATCGTCGGGAAGTGCTGCGCGTTGTACGCCCAGTTTCCTGGGGTCGGGGGTTTTGGTTGGCCTGATCAGAGGATAGCCACTATAAATTACTACGGCCACGAGCAGGGCCATGGCGTAGGAGCCGGCCTGTGCCAGCAATACTCCCGGTACCTGGATGTCGCGCGCCCGTTCGCCCAGCCGTTCGAGCTGGAGCTGCTCGGCAATGTTGAGGTGTGGTTTGTCGAGCAGGGGCAGGCTGTATTCGGTATCGCCAACGGTCTGGTGAATCAACTCGATGGCCTCCGGTTTTTTGTCCTGGAAGGGTTTGGTCAGCACCACGCCCACGCCAAATCCGAGGAGTGCAGCCAGCAGCGATACGCCCGTCGATCCGCTGAAGGCTGCTACGAGCAGGTAGGCCGATGCCGATACCAGGGCGCTTCGGATCAGGGCGTTGGCGCGGAGCTGGTAGGTTACCGACGAGAGCGTTTGTTTGAGTTCGTTCATGCGTTTTTTGTCAGGGCCAGCCCGCGTTCAACGATGAGGAGGATGAGAATAAGCAGGAACAGCGTATTTTGTACCGCTGCCTGATGGGTTGTCGTGTGCCTGGTGGTAGGAACGAACCTGGCATTCAGCGCTTGCAGGTCCAGGGGCTCCCGACTGGTCAGAAGACCGTAGTGTTGGACGAGTTGCTCGCCCAGCCACTCCGGCAACTGCCCGCCAGCCACCCGTTCTGATGTTTGTGGCGTTAGCGACTCGCCCGTGAACACGACATTCGTCGATGTGGGCGTCTGGTCGATTCCCGAGACCGTATACAGCGTTTTTGACGCGCTGGTCGGCTGGGATGCGGGCGGTAGCTGATCGGTCAGCACCCAGTCATACGTAACGTTGGCTACCGGTTGGTCGTCTACCGCCAGAGGGAGGTCATATACCTGCGCGAGTGCTGCGAGTGCCGCCCGGACGGTCTGGCGTTCGGGCGTGGTTTTGTACGCAGTCAGAACACGGAGGGGGCCGCTGTGGACTGGATTGGGTTGCAGTGTCAGGTCGGGACCAGATGTGGTCGCGCTGGTAAGTTGACCATTACGGTCAACAAACAGTCGCTTCCCGCTGTTCGCTGTCAGGAAAGGGCGGGGTCGGCCAGCCGAGTCGATGAGCGAATGGAGCCGGAAGTGCGCGGGTACAGTGATGGCGGGCACATCGGCCAGCGAGGGGTCGTTGACAACATAGAGATGCAATTCAGTATTGTCGACGTCGCTGACAGGGAGTTTGTCCAGGGCCGTTTGCAGCCGGAGGGGGTTGAGATCGCCTGCTTGATTAGCCCCGTTCGACGTTTCCGAGTAGGGTTCGGGTGTTTCGTTAGCCCAGTAAATTCTTTCGCCTTTTCGGGCGGCTTCGTCTAGTTCGAACCGAAAGTTGGCGGTAACGAGTGCGCTAGGTTGAACAAGGTGAATGCGTTGACGGGTTGTGTCTTTCGGTGACCAGTTCAGCAGGGGTTGCGCCAACAGAACGGCCAGCAGTAGCAAGAGCAAACACCGCAGGATCAACAGGGGTACATTGTCCAGCCGCAGGCCCCGGCTTTGCTGCTGATTTTTTTCGGTGAGCCACTGTGTAGCCGCCCAGGGCAGGAGCGTACCTCGCTTCTGGTGCCAGAAATGGATGGCAATGGGAATGGCGACGGCCAGCGCACCCCACAGAATGGATGGTTCAACGAATGTCATCAGCGCTTCTTACCGGTTAAAAAACTCGTTAACACCTGGGCGATGGGTTCGCTCAGGCGGGTTCGTATCAAGCGGACGTGGGGAATTTGCAGGGCCTGGTCCAGCGTTTCGAAATATGTGGTGGCCCGCTCCCGAACGCTATCCCGGATGGCTTCAGCCTGCAGTTCCACTTCCCGACCGGTTTCCAGATCCTGAAACCGGTAGAAGCCCGTAAGGTCAAAGGTCAGTTCCTGGTCGCCCAGGAGTTGAAAAATGACGATCTCCCGACGCGGGCCGGCTACCTTCTGAATCAGATTGAGCCATTCCTCGCCAACCTGCAAAAAGTCGGATGCGATGATGAGCATCTCGGACTGCTTACGACCAAACTCCGGGAACGAGGCCTGTTCGTTTTGCCAGGCACCCGATGCTTCAGCGATGGCGAGAGTGGATACGATCTTCTGAAAAGCTTGCTTGCCGGGTGCTACCAGCGTCTGGACTAATCCATTGTGCAGGCTGTACAGACTCAGCTGATCGGCCTGTCGGTTGCTGAGGTAAGCCAGCGAGGCCAGCAGGATCTTCGCGTAGTCAAGCCGGCTGATGCCCCCTTCGGCGTAGTTCATTGACCCCGACAGGTCGAGCAGCATCCGGACCTGCTGGTTGCTCTCCGTGGCCGATTCCCGGACCAGGTACTGATCCGTTTGGGCAAACCGTTTCCAGTCGATGCGTTTGGGGTCGTCGCCCGCTACGTAGTGCCGGAACTGCTCGAACTCCGTGCCCGCCCCCGACCGTCGGCTGGTTTGAACGCCCAACAAGAGTTCGTCGCTGACCAGTTTGCCGGCCAGTTGAAGGTTATTCAGCTTGATGAGATCGGTTGTCAGCATAGGTAGTCTCGCAGGGAACCGGGCGAAGGTTGACCGTCGCCGTGTTCGTTTGTTACACCGTTACGGTGTTCAGGAGCTCTTTAATAACCCGATCGGTAGTGATGCCTTCTGCATCGGCCCGGAAATTAAGCGCAATACGGTGGCGCAGAATGGGGTAGGCCAGGGTTTTGATATCCTCGGGAATGACAGAATAGCGCTCATTCAGAACGGCTCGGGCTTTGGCACATAGCACCAGCGCCTGGCCGGCCCGGGGACCCGCGCCCCACTCACCCCACTGCTTCACAAAAGCCGATGGGCTATCCTGCGGGCGGGATGCCCGCACGAGCCGGTTGATATAAGCGATCAGCTCATCGCTGATGTGCACCTGCCGGGTCAGCTGCTGAAGCTCCAGAATTTCTTTATCAGTCAGTACGGTCTTCAGTTCAGGACGAGCCGTGCCGGTGGTGCTGCGGAGTACGTCCAGTTCCTCGCGCTCCGACGGGTAGCTGAGTTTAATGTACAGCAGAAACCGGTCCAGCTGGGCTTCGGGCAGGGGATAGGTACCTGCCTGCTCAATGGGGTTTTGCGTAGCAATGATCAGGAACGGTTTGGGCAGCGCATAGTCGGTACCGGCGTAGGTAACCCGGTACTCCTGCATGGCTTCCAGCATGGCCGCCTGCGTCTTGGGCGGTGTGCGGTTGATTTCATCGGCCAGCACGACATTGGCGAAGATAGGCCCCCGGTTAAACTGGAAAAATTTCTTACCCGTTTCGTGGTCTTCCTCTAGAATCTCGGTGCCAACAATGTCGCCGGGCATCAGGTCGGGCGTAAACTGAATGCGTTTGAACTGCATAGCCAGCGCATCGGCCATCGTTCTAACCATGAGGGTTTTAGCCAGGCCGGGAACACCTTCGAGCAGGCAGTGACCACCCGCCAGCAGTGCAATCAGCACTTCGTCGATGGCCTCCTGTTGTCCGATAATGACCTTGCCAATCTCCTGTTTCAGTTGCGGTAGCTTGGCCACCAGCGTTTTAAAATGGGTTAAGTTCTGAGTCTCCAAATCGTATAGCAGGTTGTATAGTAATGCCGCCCTGAGGGTCGGTCAGGCAATCAATTGTACCGACCCTCAGGGCGGTGTTACGGGCTACGCGGTAAGGGCGTAGGTTACGATGTTAATGCCAAACTTGGTATTGTCTTCGGCCAGGAACCGCTTGTTCCGAAAATCATAGTCCCACTCGCAGCCGTAATCCTTGTTGCTGTAGAGAACCCCGATACGTCCATTGACCGTAATCGCTTTCAGGTAGTCGTGTACGAGGTCGTCGCCCCAGCCATTGAGTTCGAACGAAGTCGTGGGCGGGCCTTCGGGAAATTTGAAAAAGCAGCTGTAGATCGGGTGGGTGTTAGGAATCTTCTGCAATGCTTTCGGGCCAAACGTACGGGCCATCTCCTGCTCGAACGAGCGGGCAAACAGACCGTCAATGTCGTGGTTGCAGTCGTCGACAAACACAAACCCGCCGTTCTGTACGTAGCGTTTGAACTGGTCACGCTCGTGTTGGGAGAACTCGACCAGTTTGTGACCACTGAGGTAGCAAAACGGGCTCCTGAACAAATCGGGGCTGCCCAACTGCACGACGCGTTCTTTCTGGTCCACCGGGATAGTGGTATACTCCACCAGCGAGTGCAGGATATTGACCGGCATCCGCTGGTCGGTGTCCCAATCGCCGGAGGTGTATTGAATGCGTGTGAAGATGAAAGGTTTCAAAACAGTTGAGTCCGTGTTGGTTTGTACTAGGCCGGCTTCGTCATCAATGCCTGCACCGTTTTCCTGTTTCCCGCTGTATGAAAAGGGTCCGAACCGAAATCTGAAAACCCGGCACCGGGTGTGCGCTCAGGGTAACAACACCGCAACGGAGCCAAACGCCATTGTCGGCTCGTCTAACGGGCATTGCCCGACCGATGTACGGACGGCACGGTCCGGCGTTCACTAACGTCCCAGCGGCATGGGATGCGCACATTACACCCCAATCGGTTTTGCTTGTCAACAGCCCCTCAGCGAGGGTGATCCGGTTACCAAAGATACTACCTTTTAGATTGGCGGTGAAGTGGCTCAGTCACTCCACCGCCAATCGTGATCTACACCGCGTCTGACAAACTTGTGAACGTAAATTCACGGATTTTCATGGGCGGAACCAGGTAGCTTTGATTCGACTCGGTGCTTAACACCCGTTCGGGTTTGCCGAGGGTTTCGAGGTTGTTAAGCATGATGACCGGACTCTCGTTGAACCGGAAATTCTTCACCGGATGCTTTATCTTCCCGTTTTCGATGTAGAACGTGCCATCGCGGGTGAGGCCCGTGAGCAGGATCGTTTGCGGGTCAACTTCCCGGATGTACCACAGTTTGGTGACCAGAATGCCGCGCTGGGTGCTCTTGATCATGTCTTCCAGCGTAGCCGTGCCGCCCGCCATGATCACGTTGTTAGGGCTGGGAATGGCTTTCTTTCCCTGCTTTTGTGCCCAGTACCGCGAATAGGACAGGTTTTTGACAACGCCCTTTTCAATCCACATCGTTTTCTCCTGCGGACGCCCGTCGCCCGACCAGGGGGCTGCGGGCAGGTCAGGATTAGCCGGATCGGAATAAATGGTCACGCGCTCATCGACGATCTTGTCGCCGAGTCGCGATTTGCCGCCCGATTTGCTGAAGTACGACCGGCCTTCATCGGCCGAGCGGGCATCCATGTTGTAATACAGATTTTCGAGCAGAACTACCGCGGCTGTCGGCTCCAGAATCACGGTGTACTTGCCGGGTTCGATAGCCCGTGCCTCCGCCGATCCTTTTGCTTTCTGCATGGCAATGCGCGTAGCCGCTTCCGTATCCAGCTTACTAACGTCGCTGTAGCCCCGTGCTACGTAGCCCGATCCTTTGCCGTCGGGTGTTCGGACGGTGAGCGTGAAATTGACGTTCGTGCTGGGGTAATAGGCAAATAACCCCTTTGAGTTCATCATGGCATTGAAACCATACTGATCTTCAAGGAAACCGGCCGCGGTCAGGTTGGCCGCACGCGCCAGTTGTAAGCTTTTGTCAACGGCTTCGGCGCGTTTGTCAGGCGATATGGTCGCCGTCGAGTCGAAGAAGCCGGTCGATTTCATGTACTGTTGCGGCCCCAGAACACCCACATGCTCGGGATTTTCGGGTGCCAGCCGGGCCAGTTCTTCGGAACGGCGCACCGCTTTTTCGAGGGAGGCATCGTCGAACTCATCAACGGTAGCCACGCCCACTTTCTTGCCGAAAGCCGACTGAACCACCAGGTTCTTGTTGATGAGTGACCCGCTGGTCGATACCTCATTGCGGGCGTAACGCAGATTACCCCGCTCTTCGCCGAGGAGATTCACTTCGCATTCGTCGGCTTTGGAATAGCTTAAAACCTTTTGCAGTAAGGCTTTTGCTTCGGATTCGGTGAGAATAATAGCCATGTCGTTTAAGTCGGGCTGCCGGTTAGATTTTCCGGGCGGTATTGATCACGTTGACGCCATTGAAGCGGGCGGTGCTGCTGCCGTGCGAAACGGCACTGCTCTGGCTAGGCTGGCCTTTGCCGTCGAAGAACGACCCACCCAGGCGGTAGTCTTTCTGGTCGCAGACCTGAGCGCAGGAGTTCCAGAATTCCTGCGTGTTCGACTGGTAGGCGACGTCTTTGAGCATCCCGGCAATTTCACCGTTTTTGATCTCGTAGAACAGCTGGCCGCCAAACTGGAAGTTGTAGCGCTGCTGATCGATGGAGAACGAACCGTCGCCGATGATATAGATGCCTTTCTTGACATCCTTGATCATCTCCTGAACCGACAGGGGTGTTTTGCCCGCAGCCAGTGATACGTTGGCCATGCGCTGAAACTGAACCGAGCCCCAGTTGTCGGCGTAGCAGCAGCCCTGCGATTCTTTCTCGCCAATGATGTGCACCTGGTCGCGGATGGCCTGATAATTGACCAGTACGCCATCTTTCACCAGATCCCACTGCTTGGTCTTCACGCCTTCGTCATCCCAGCCAACAGCGCCCAGCGAACCCACCTGCGTTTTGTCGGCGATCAGGTTGACCTGCTTGCTCCCGTAGTTGAAATTCTTGGACTGCCACTTGTCAAGCGTGGCAAAGGACGTACCGGCAAAGTTAGCTTCGTAGCCCAGTACGCGGTCCAGTTCGAGCGGGTGGCCTACGGATTCGTGAATGGTCAGCCACAGGTGCGACGGGTCCAGTACGAGGTCATACTTGCCTGCTTCGACCGACTTCGCCGAGTGTTTGGCCCGCGCCTGCTTGGCAGCTGCCGTCACGTCTTCGAGCATGTCGTAGCCCATGTTGTAGCGGGTCGTGATGCCGGCAACTTTATCGGAGGGGTTTACCTGAAGGTATTCATAGCCCATGCCCATAGGGGCGCTGAGCGTGTTCCGGGTTTCAAACTTCCCCGTTTTGGGGTCAATAGCGGTAACGGTGAAGGTAGGCCAGATGCGGTGAATATCCTGATCGGCATAGGTGCCGTCGGTCGAAGCAAAGTACTTCTGCTCATTGACCATGAACAGTACGGAGTTCACGTAGTTGGCGCCGTTTTTCAGTGCCGACGCGTTCACTTCCATCAGCAGGTCTACTTTCTCTTTGATGGGTACCTCGAACGCATTTTTCTTGATGGGCGCTTTCCAGCTTACCTCACCGTAGCCTTTCTGGGGAGCCAGTTGAACGGGCTCCTTCATCAGCCGGGCGTTGGCTTTGGCAATGGCAACCGCTTTTTCGGCGGCTTTGGCCGTATCGGCTTCACTCTTGGCGTCGACAACGGCGGCAAATCCCCAGCAGCCATCCGCAATCACCCGAACGCCTACCCCGTAGGATTCGGTGTTGACAATGTTCTGTACCTTATCCTCACGCGTCACCACGAACTGGTTCAGGTACCGACCAATGCGAACGTCGGTGTAGGTAGCACCCTTCGATTTTGCCGCGTTCAGGGCTGCGTCGGCCAGGCGTTTTTTGGTGGCTACGTCGACCCCCGGTTCAAGGAAGGATTCGGGCGATACGTTGCGCGAAAAGGCGGGTAGGGAAGGAAGCAGGATGCCCGCAGCACCCATGCCTATAAGTTGGTTAAAATCCCGGCGGTTCATGGTTGGAGTGTTAAATGATTGGTTGTTACGCAGAGATGCGCGGAGAAAAAAGAGATTCGTTGAGATGAGTTCGCGTAACGACGAATACCATCACGAAGCATTTTTACATGAACGTTGATGAGTAAGCCCAGCTGGAGCCTCCTGCAATTCATGCAGAAGGCATTCCTGATAGGCAGACTCTGGTAAACCTGGTCCAAGTGCTCTATGTACCTCAATGGCTCTCCCAATAACAATAGATGTTAATTGTCCCTCTGAGAATCTCACTTGTCTCTGTGTATCTCTGCGAACTAACGCTATACAGCGTCAGACAAGCTCGTAAAGGTGAAGTCCCTGATTTTCATCGGGGGAATGAGCAGCCCACCGGCCCGCACAGGTTTACCCAGGGCTTCGAGGTTGTTGAGCATGATGACCGGGCTTTCGTTGAACCGGAAGTTCTTAACGGGAAACTTGATCTGGCCGTTCTCGATGTAAAAAGTCCCGTCGCGGGTGAGACCGGTGTACAACAGCGTTTGCGGATCGACTGCGCGGATGTACCACAGGCGGGTGACAAGAATTCCTTTGTCAGTGCCCTTGATCAGGTCGGCCAGCGACTGCGTGCCCCCTTCCATGATGATACCGCCCGGCGGAGGAACCCCCTTTACGCCTTTCTTCTCGGCCCAGAAGCGCGAGTAATACATATTCTTGACAACGCCTTTCTCAATCCAAGTTACTTTTTCCTGGGGACGACCGTCGCCACCACCACCGCCGAACCGGCCACCGCCCCCACCAAAGGGGCTCAGCGGCAGCTCGGGGTTCATCGGGTCACTGTAGATCGTGACGCGTTCATCGAAGAGTTTCTCGCCCAGGCGCGTGCCACCTCCTTTCTTGCTCAGAAACGACCGGCCTTCGTCGGCGTTGCGGGCGTCCATACTGCCCATCATGTTACGCAGTAGTTCGACGGATGCTGTGGGCTCCAGAATTACGGTGTACTTACCCGGCTCCAGCGCCCGCGCCGACGAAGACGCCAGGGCTTTCTGCATGGCGACTTCAGTAGCCGCTTTAGTGCTGAGCTTGCTCACATCGTTGACGTCGCGGGCGGCATAACCCGACCCCAGCCCGTCGGCAGTGCGAACGGTGATGGAGAAGTCGACACCCGTAGTACGGTTGTAGCCGAACAAACCTTTGCTGTTACCGATGGCCGAGAACCCCGTAGTATCTTCCATATAACCCGCTGCGGTCAGGTTTTTCTGGCGGCAGGGCTCAAGGCTGTCGAGCGTCGCTTTCGCCCGGAAGTCAGGCGTAATTTTGTCGGTGCTGTCAGCGAAGGTATTGGTCTTCAGGTAGGTCTGAGGTCCGAGCATGGGAACGTACTCGGGGTTTTCGGGCGCCAGCCGCGCAATTTCTTCCGCCCGACGAACGGTTTTTTCGAGCGATGCATCGTCAAACTCGTTGATGGTAGCCGTTCCCGATTTTTTGCCGAAGACGGCAGTCACGCCCAGCGAGAGGTTGCTGGTTTCGCCCGATGTCGAAACGGAGTTACGGGCGTAGCGGATGTTGCCGGTACGGTCGCCGGACAGGCTCACGGAGGTTTCGTCGGCCTTGGCGTAACCTAAAACCTTGTCGATGATTTTCTTTGCTTCCTGCTCTGTTAGTATGGCCATAAAATAGCGTTTGTTGGCGTTGACCTGGCCCGGAGTCGGGTTAGACTCTGGCCGTGGTCGACGAAGTAAGTTGTTAACCCCGCCCGTGCCGTTCGGCACACCGGTCGTAGACGCTGAACCCCGTTATGGCTCAACCACGTCCGGAGTTCCGGTGAAACACGGGCACGGTCTCTGATTAGATTTTCCGGGCGGTATTAATCACGTTGACGCCGTTGAAGCGGGTCGTGGCGCTGCCGTGTGAGACGGCACTTACCTGGCTGGGCTGCCCTTTACCGTCGAAGAACGAGCCGAACGTGCGGTAGTCGTCTTTGTCGCACAGCTGGGCGCAGGAGTTCCAGAATTCCTGCGTGTTTGACTGGTACGCGACGTCATCGAGCATTCCGGTGATTTCGCCGTTCTTGATCTCGTAAAACAGCTGGCCGCCGAACTGGAAGTTGTAGCGCTGCTGGTCGATGGAGTAGGAGCCGCGGCCAATGATGTAGATGCCCTTTTCAACTCCCTTGATCATGTCAAGGACGGAGCGTTTTTCGGCCCCTGGTTTGAGCGATACGTTTGGCATGCGCTGGAACTGGACCGAGTTCCAGTTATCGGCATAACAGCAGCCATTAGAGGCTTTTTCGCCGAGGATATGCACCTGATCGCGAATGGCCTGGTAATTGACCAGCACACCATCCTTGATGAGATCCCACTCTTTGCAGGGAACTCCCTCGTCGTCGTAGCCAACGGTGCCCAGGGTATGGGGCTGCGTTTTATCGGCCACGATGTTGACCAGCGGGCTGCCGTATTTGAACGACTTGGTTTTCCACTTGTCGAGCGTAGCAAA is a window from the Spirosoma rigui genome containing:
- a CDS encoding TldD/PmbA family protein — protein: MNRRDFNQLIGMGAAGILLPSLPAFSRNVSPESFLEPGVDVATKKRLADAALNAAKSKGATYTDVRIGRYLNQFVVTREDKVQNIVNTESYGVGVRVIADGCWGFAAVVDAKSEADTAKAAEKAVAIAKANARLMKEPVQLAPQKGYGEVSWKAPIKKNAFEVPIKEKVDLLMEVNASALKNGANYVNSVLFMVNEQKYFASTDGTYADQDIHRIWPTFTVTAIDPKTGKFETRNTLSAPMGMGYEYLQVNPSDKVAGITTRYNMGYDMLEDVTAAAKQARAKHSAKSVEAGKYDLVLDPSHLWLTIHESVGHPLELDRVLGYEANFAGTSFATLDKWQSKNFNYGSKQVNLIADKTQVGSLGAVGWDDEGVKTKQWDLVKDGVLVNYQAIRDQVHIIGEKESQGCCYADNWGSVQFQRMANVSLAAGKTPLSVQEMIKDVKKGIYIIGDGSFSIDQQRYNFQFGGQLFYEIKNGEIAGMLKDVAYQSNTQEFWNSCAQVCDQKDYRLGGSFFDGKGQPSQSSAVSHGSSTARFNGVNVINTARKI
- a CDS encoding GxxExxY protein, which codes for MRFSEGQLTSIVIGRAIEVHRALGPGLPESAYQECLLHELQEAPAGLTHQRSCKNAS
- a CDS encoding TldD/PmbA family protein; the protein is MAILTEQEAKKIIDKVLGYAKADETSVSLSGDRTGNIRYARNSVSTSGETSNLSLGVTAVFGKKSGTATINEFDDASLEKTVRRAEEIARLAPENPEYVPMLGPQTYLKTNTFADSTDKITPDFRAKATLDSLEPCRQKNLTAAGYMEDTTGFSAIGNSKGLFGYNRTTGVDFSITVRTADGLGSGYAARDVNDVSKLSTKAATEVAMQKALASSSARALEPGKYTVILEPTASVELLRNMMGSMDARNADEGRSFLSKKGGGTRLGEKLFDERVTIYSDPMNPELPLSPFGGGGGRFGGGGGDGRPQEKVTWIEKGVVKNMYYSRFWAEKKGVKGVPPPGGIIMEGGTQSLADLIKGTDKGILVTRLWYIRAVDPQTLLYTGLTRDGTFYIENGQIKFPVKNFRFNESPVIMLNNLEALGKPVRAGGLLIPPMKIRDFTFTSLSDAV